Within Gaiella occulta, the genomic segment CGTTCTCGGTTGACCCCTCGACCACCCCGAGCGGCACCTTCGTCCCGTCCGCGGTGACACCGAGCGCACCAACCATCGTGTGCCCGGCGAAGTCGAAGCCGTCGACGAACACGATCAGCCAGCGCTGATCGTCGAGCGGGCGGGAGCGAAACTCGGCGAGCCGCTCGGCGGTCGCGCTGATGAACCCGCGGCTCACCGAGCTCTGCGAGACACCGGACGCTTGCTGGGCGACCGCCTCGCCGACCGGCTCCAGCGCCTGCTGGTAGCGGCGCCCGGACAGCCCGGCGAGCAGCGAGGCGACCATCTGCTCGGCGAGCAGATCGACGGACGCGAGCGTGTCGTAGCTCTCCAGCCGCAACTCGGCCCCGTCGAGCGTCCGCACCCGCGGCCGCCGGATCGGCACGCGCCGGCCGCCCAACGTCACCCGCCCTGCCTCGCTTCCGTGTCGGTACGCGCTCCGGCCCCGGTCGTGCTTGCCTTTCGGGCCGGCGAGCTCGGTCACCTCCGCCTCCTGCAGCTCGCTCATCACCTCCAGACCGATCGCGACCGAGGCGGCCAACAGGCCCTCCCGCATCCGCTCGGCGAACAAGCCGAGCTGCTCGTCGACGTTCCCGGCCAGCCGCTCCACGAGCGACAGCTCCTCAACCGACGCCACAAGCCGTAGACCAGCGCGGCGCGCCGTCCCTGCTCTCTGTGATCCTTTCTTCACTGGTGGTCCTCCGTTGCTGACTCGACGGTGTGGAACCTCGAGCGTGCCCAACGGCACGGACGAGGCGGAGGACCGCCACCTCAAACTTCTACGACGCCCGGGTCAACCTCGTTTCCCGCGGCCACTCCTCAACCTCACGGAGTAGCGCGGCAACGAGCACAATCGCGGCGAGCGCGTTGGCTGCCGTGAATTGAGCCTCGGTGATGCGGTGAGCGGTGTTGTGGCGATTGAAGTCCTTGTACGTGGGTTCCGCTGCAACGGGGTTGAACTTCTCGAGTGCCTCGGCGCTCGTGAGGAAGATGCTCCGAATCCGGAGTTGAGCGATCGCAGCATCCTCGGGGTCGGTCGCGCGCATGTCCTTGGCGATGCGTCCCGTCCCTCCGTGGTCGAAGAAGACGTGACACGTCGATGTGAGGGCGCAGGCGGCGAGAGCCTGCGCGGCGCGGGAATGTCCGGCGCCTAGAGCGACTATCGCATCGCGTGCGGCGGCGCGCTCGAGCGCGAAGCCCTCGTCCTGACACGCGTCGAGAACAGCCAGCGCGTCGTCGAGAACCTCGTCCCTGTGCGCGAGCAGGATCATCTTGGCGTCTGCTGGATCAGCATCGAGCACCTCTTGGAGAATGGACGCCCGAGGCAGCCAGACCAGGCACACGTTCGACTGCCGGACGTGCTCAACGATGTCGAGTGCCTTGTCCTCATCGCCGAGGTCGCGCCAGTTCTTCGGCTGAGCCGCGAGAAACGCCTCGTGCCAACGACGAGCGACCTCCGCGAACTGCTTGCCGTAGTCGGGGAACTTCGGGAGCGGCAGCTCGGGAATCTTGAACTGCCACGTCTCGAACGTCGGGAGCGCGAGACTGGCAATCTGCTTCTGAATGCCGCTGACGTCGATGCTCCCCAGAGCGTTCTCGACCGCACGTTGCAGCGACTTGGTCGCGTCGGTGTTCACCCGCGACATCACCTCGCGCAGGCGCTTCATCGTCTCGTCCCAATCAGGCGGCAGGCCATACGACATGTGACCGAGCGTAGCCTTCTGGAAGACACATTCCGAGCGGACACCCTGGCTTCCGCGCTGATTACCAACCGAGCGAGCCGAAGGCATCCGTGATCTCGCCTCGGCTTCCAACGAGGTGGGTTGGAAACGGAGCGATTCGGCGGCCCTCACCTCCGCGATGGGTATATAAACGGGTATAAAATCGCGCTCCTCGCGCCCAGCGAGTAAACAAAAGGCCCTGCTATGCAGGGCCTTTCTAGTAGCGGGGGCAGGATTTGAACCTGCGACCTCCGGGTTATGAGCCCGGCGAGCTACCTGGCTGCTCCACCCCGCGACGCGGCGTCTATGATAGCAGCGCGCGCCGCTGTTAGCCTTGCGCCATGTTCGCCTTCTGGCTTGCGCTCGCCGTGTTCGGCGTCGCGGTGGTCGTCGCAGCCGCCTACGCGGTCGCGCGCGGGCTCGAGCTGTGGCGCCTTGTCAAGCGCACCGGGGCGATACTCGCCGCCGAGACGGAGCGGATCTCCCGCACGACGGCACAGATCGAGTCGCACCTCGCGAACGCATCCGCCGCCGCCGGGAGGCTGCACGAGGCGAACGAGCGCCTCGCCGTCGCGCGCGCCCGGCTCGACGTCCAGCGCGCCGCCCTGCGCGAGGCGCGGGCGCAGATGCGGCGGGTCTTCTGGTTCGTGCCCGGGATCTGACGGCGGCGGAGGGCGCGATTCCGCAGGCGGCGCGGGAATGCGCCGGCGGGCGAGGGCATGGGCTGCGGACGGCACATTGCTACGGTGGCGCGCGTGCGCGTCGCGGCGATCGACCTGGGTACCAACTCGACGCGCCTGCTCGTCGCCGACGTCGAGGACGGCCGCGTCGACGAGGTGGTGCGCCTGCTCGCGATCACCCGGCTCGGCGAGGGGGTCGACGAGCGGCGGCTGCTCCGACCCGAGCCGGTCGCCCGCGTCCACGCCGTCCTCGACGCCTACGCACGGGAGGTCGAGGAGCGCGGCGCGACACGGGTGCTCGCGGTGGCGACGAGCGCCGTCCGCGATGCGACGAACGGCGAGCGCTTCCTCGAAGGGCTGCGCGAGCGCTACGGCTTCGTCACGCTGCTGCTCGACGGACGCGAGGAGGCCGAGACGACCTTCCGCGGCGTCACCTCGGATCACCGCCTCGACCGCGAGACGCTCGTCGTCGACATCGGCGGCGGCTCCACCGAGCTGCTCGTCGGCGGCCCCGGCGGCGTCTCGTTCGCGACGAGCCTGCAGGCCGGCTGCGTGCGGCTGAGCGAGCGCTTCCTGCACACCGACCCGCCGACGGCAGGCGAGCTCGAGGCCGCCGCCGCCCACACACGACTGCTCCTCCCCGCCCTCGACGTCTCCGCGGCGGTCGGCGTCGCGGGCACGATCACGACGGTCGCGGCGATCGACCTCGGCCTCGCCGAGTACGACGCGGAGAGGATCCACGGCCACCGCATCTCGCGCGCGGCAGCCGAGCGCGCGCTCGCGCAGCTGTCGGCCCTCTCCCTCGCCGAGCGCGAGCGCGTCCCGGGCCTCGAGCCCGCACGCGCGCCGGTGATCGTCGGCGGCCTCGTCGTCCTCCGCGAGGTGCTGGAGCGCTACGGGCTCGACGAGATCGAGGCGAGCGAGCGCGACATCCTGCACGGCGCCGCGCTGGCCGCGGCCGGGCTCGGGGCTGCGGCGTGATCCGCGAGATCGTCGAGGTCGGCCACCCGGCTCTGCGCGAACGGGCGCGCGAGGTGCGCCCGCAGGAGCTCGGCTCGCCGGAGCTGCACCGGCTCTGCGACGACCTCGTCGAGACGATGCGCGCCGCGGGCGGCGCCGGCCTCGCGGCCCCGCAGGTGGCGGAGCTGCTGCGCGTGTTCGCGGTCGAGGTGCGCGACAACCCGCGCTACCCGTACAAGCCGCAGCTTCGCCTGCGCGTGCTCGTGAACCCGGTCGTCCGGCCCGTCGGCGAGGAGACCTACAGGAGCTTCGAGGGCTGCCTCAGCGTGCCCGGCCTGCGCGGGCTGCTGCCCCGGTACGCCGAGGTCGAGGTGGCCTACACGGACCCGCACGGCGGCACGCACGTGGAGCGCTTCGGCGGCCTCAGCGCCGGCACGATGCAGCACGAGCTCGACCACCTCGACGGCGTCCTCTTCCTCGACCGGGTCGACGACCCCTCGACCCTGTGCACGTGGGAGATGTTCCGGCAGTATCGCCAGGCAGCATGGCTCGAGGAGATCCGGCCGCTCCTCGATCGCTTCCCCGGAGAGGAGACCTCATGACGCTCGACGACTTCCCCCGCGTGCCGTTGCTCTTCGGCCCCTCACCCGTGCACCGGCTCGACCGCCTCTCCGCGCACCTCGGCGGGCACGTGGAGATCTGGGCGAAGCGCGAGGACTGCAACTCCGGCCTCGCCTACGGCGGCAACAAGACGCGTAAGCTCGAGTACCTCGCCGCCGACGCGCTGGCACAAGGCTGCGACACGCTCGTCTCGATCGGCGGCGTGCAGTCGAATCACACGCGGCAGGTCGCCGCGGTCGCGGCACGCCTGGGCCTGAAGTGCGTGCTCGTGCAGGAGCACTGGGTCGACTGGGACGACGCCGTCTACGACCGCGTCGGTAACATCCTGCTCTCGCGCATCATGGGCGCCGACGTGCGGCTCTCCGACGCGGGCTTCGACATCGGCTTCCGCAAGAGCTGGGAGGATGCGCTCGCCGAGGTGGAGGCGGCCGGTGGGAAGCCGTACCCGATCCCGGCAGGCGCCTCCGACCATCCCCTCGGCGGCCTCGGGTTCGCCCGCTGGGCCGGCGAGGTGGCCGCGCAGGAGGCGGAGCTCGGCGTCTTCTTCGACACGATCGTCGTCTGCTCGGTGACCGGCTCGACGCAGGCCGGGATGATCGCCGGCTTCGCGGGACAGGAGCGGCCGCGCACGGTGCTCGGCATCGACGGCTCGGCAACGGTGCCGCAGACGTGGGATCAGATCGCGCGGATCGCCCGGCGCACCGCGGAGGCGGTCGGGCTCGGCCGGCGGGTCGTTGACGAGGAGATCGTGCTCCTCGACGAGTGGCACGCCGGCACGTACGGCATCCCCGACGCGAAGACGATCGAGGCGATCCGCCTCTGCGCCCGTCTCGAGGGCATGCTCACCGACCCGGTCTACGAGGGGAAGTCGATGGCGGCGCTGATCGACCTCGTCAGAGACGGCCGCATCGAGCCGGGCTCGAAGGTGCTGTACGCGCACCTCGGCGGGCAGCCTGCGCTCAACGGCTACGCC encodes:
- a CDS encoding transposase, whose protein sequence is MASVEELSLVERLAGNVDEQLGLFAERMREGLLAASVAIGLEVMSELQEAEVTELAGPKGKHDRGRSAYRHGSEAGRVTLGGRRVPIRRPRVRTLDGAELRLESYDTLASVDLLAEQMVASLLAGLSGRRYQQALEPVGEAVAQQASGVSQSSVSRGFISATAERLAEFRSRPLDDQRWLIVFVDGFDFAGHTMVGALGVTADGTKVPLGVVEGSTEN
- a CDS encoding Ppx/GppA phosphatase family protein, with translation MARVRVAAIDLGTNSTRLLVADVEDGRVDEVVRLLAITRLGEGVDERRLLRPEPVARVHAVLDAYAREVEERGATRVLAVATSAVRDATNGERFLEGLRERYGFVTLLLDGREEAETTFRGVTSDHRLDRETLVVDIGGGSTELLVGGPGGVSFATSLQAGCVRLSERFLHTDPPTAGELEAAAAHTRLLLPALDVSAAVGVAGTITTVAAIDLGLAEYDAERIHGHRISRAAAERALAQLSALSLAERERVPGLEPARAPVIVGGLVVLREVLERYGLDEIEASERDILHGAALAAAGLGAAA
- the def gene encoding peptide deformylase, with the protein product MIREIVEVGHPALRERAREVRPQELGSPELHRLCDDLVETMRAAGGAGLAAPQVAELLRVFAVEVRDNPRYPYKPQLRLRVLVNPVVRPVGEETYRSFEGCLSVPGLRGLLPRYAEVEVAYTDPHGGTHVERFGGLSAGTMQHELDHLDGVLFLDRVDDPSTLCTWEMFRQYRQAAWLEEIRPLLDRFPGEETS
- a CDS encoding 1-aminocyclopropane-1-carboxylate deaminase, which translates into the protein MTLDDFPRVPLLFGPSPVHRLDRLSAHLGGHVEIWAKREDCNSGLAYGGNKTRKLEYLAADALAQGCDTLVSIGGVQSNHTRQVAAVAARLGLKCVLVQEHWVDWDDAVYDRVGNILLSRIMGADVRLSDAGFDIGFRKSWEDALAEVEAAGGKPYPIPAGASDHPLGGLGFARWAGEVAAQEAELGVFFDTIVVCSVTGSTQAGMIAGFAGQERPRTVLGIDGSATVPQTWDQIARIARRTAEAVGLGRRVVDEEIVLLDEWHAGTYGIPDAKTIEAIRLCARLEGMLTDPVYEGKSMAALIDLVRDGRIEPGSKVLYAHLGGQPALNGYAGAF